In the genome of Desulfatiglans sp., one region contains:
- the hisA gene encoding phosphoribosylformimino-5-aminoimidazole carboxamide ribotide isomerase: MGFRPCIDLRNGRVVQIVGGSLTNDENSTKINFETELSPSYFARIYKEDNLKGGHVISLGQGNHDAALSALKAFPGGLQVGGGITPDNAKQYLEAGASHVIVTSYLFTQGQIDDGHLKKIVETVGKERLVIDLSCRKRDGDYYVVTDRWQKFTGLKVDKDTLNWLSEYCDEFLIHGVDVEGKRQGIEEPLVKILGEHCPIPVTYAGGVKSLSDMDLIFELGKGRVHATIGSSLDIFGGDVPYCEVVRWHKNYLDKLRKS, from the coding sequence ATGGGGTTCAGACCGTGCATAGATCTGCGTAATGGCAGGGTGGTACAGATAGTAGGCGGTAGCCTGACCAATGATGAAAACTCCACAAAGATAAATTTTGAAACCGAGCTTTCGCCTTCTTATTTTGCAAGGATATATAAAGAGGATAACCTGAAGGGTGGGCATGTGATATCACTTGGCCAGGGCAATCATGATGCGGCACTATCAGCTTTAAAGGCGTTTCCGGGCGGGCTTCAGGTCGGTGGCGGCATAACCCCTGATAACGCAAAGCAATATCTTGAGGCAGGTGCTAGCCATGTTATTGTGACATCTTACCTTTTTACCCAGGGCCAGATAGATGATGGCCATTTGAAAAAAATAGTCGAAACAGTCGGAAAGGAGCGGCTTGTAATAGATCTGAGTTGTCGCAAAAGGGATGGTGATTATTATGTGGTGACTGACCGGTGGCAGAAATTTACCGGTTTAAAGGTTGATAAGGATACCCTTAACTGGCTTTCAGAATACTGTGATGAATTTTTAATCCATGGTGTGGATGTTGAGGGTAAAAGGCAGGGTATAGAGGAGCCCCTTGTGAAAATACTTGGCGAACATTGCCCCATACCTGTAACATACGCCGGGGGTGTAAAAAGTTTATCGGACATGGATCTCATATTTGAACTTGGAAAGGGCAGGGTGCATGCTACAATCGGAAGCAGCCTTGATATATTTGGCGGGGATGTGCCTTATTGTGAGGTGGTCAGGTGGCATAAAAATTATTTGGATAAGTTAAGGAAATCATAG
- a CDS encoding TrpB-like pyridoxal-phosphate dependent enzyme (catalyzes the formation of L-tryptophan from indole and L-serine) yields the protein MKSNTIFLSPDEMPKQWYNILADIKMNPPLGPDGKPVTPEMLAPVFPMNLIEQEVSTERWITIPDEVMNIYSIWRPSPLIRAVNFEKALGTPAKIYYKNESVSPAGSHKPNTAVPQAYYNKIF from the coding sequence ATGAAATCAAACACCATCTTTCTGAGCCCGGATGAAATGCCAAAACAGTGGTACAATATCCTGGCAGACATAAAAATGAATCCACCTCTGGGCCCTGATGGAAAACCTGTGACCCCTGAGATGCTGGCCCCTGTATTTCCCATGAACCTTATTGAACAGGAGGTCAGCACTGAAAGATGGATAACAATACCTGATGAAGTAATGAATATTTATTCCATATGGCGTCCTTCACCCCTTATCCGTGCTGTAAACTTTGAAAAGGCACTCGGGACACCTGCAAAAATATATTACAAGAATGAAAGCGTTAGCCCGGCAGGAAGCCACAAACCCAATACTGCTGTGCCTCAGGCATACTATAACAAGATATTCG